GGGTCGCGCAGCCGGACCGAGATGATGGCGGTCAGGCCCTCGCGGATGTCCTCGCCCTGGAAGTTGTCCTCCTTCTCCTTGAGCGAGCCCTTGGCCCGGGCGTAGCGGTTGATGGCGTTGGTGAGGGCCTTCTTGAAGCCCTCCTCGTGCATGCCGCCCTCGATGGTCGAGATGCCGTTGGCGAAGGAGTGGATCGACTCGTGGAACCCGGTGTTCCACTGCAGGGCGATCTCCACCTCCTGCTCGTCCTCGGACTGCGAGAACGAGCACACCCGCCGGAAGAGGGCCTCTTTGGAGGTGTTGAGGTGCTTGACGTAGTCGACGATGCCGCCCGAGTACTTGTAGGGGACCTGCTGCTCGCGGCCCTCGCGCTCGTCGGCGAAGCGGATCTCGAGGCCCTTGTTGAGGAAGGCCATCATCTGGAGCCGCTCCAGCACGGTCTGGGCCCGGAACTCGGTCTCCTCGAAGATGGTGGCGTCGGGCCAGAACGACACGGTCGTGCCCGTCCGGTCGCGCGGGGCGGGCCCGGTCGCCTTGAGCTTCTTGGTGCGCTCCCCGCCGTTGGCGAACTCCGCGATGTGGTGCTTGCCGTCGCGGTCGATCTCGAGCACCAGCCTCGACGACAGGGCGTTCACCACGGAGATCCCCACGCCGTGCAGCCCGCCGGAGACCTTGTACCCCGTCCCCCCGAACTTGCCGCCGGCGTGCAGCGTCGTGAGCACGAGCTCGGCCGCCGAGAGCTCGGGGTAGAGCTCGTGGGGCTTGACCGGGATGCCCCGGCCGTTGTCCTTCACCCGGCACCCGCCGTCGGCCAGCAGCGTGACGTCGATCTGGGTGCAGTATCCCGCCATGGCCTCGTCGACGGCGTTGTCGACGACCTCCCAGACCAGATGGTGCAGCCCCGTCGGGCCCGTCGACCCGATGTACATGCCCGGGCGCGCCCGGACGGGGTCGAGGCCTTCGAGGACGGTGATGTCGCCGGCGTCGTAGGAACCGGCACCGGCCTTGCCGACCGGTTCGGCCTCTGATTTCAGCGCCACGCGCGCGCCCTTTCTGCTGCTCGTTCGACAGGGGACCGCCTGGTCCCGACACGGGCCCGCGGCAGGCTCTTCCGCGCGTTTCCGATGCGCTGCAGTCTACCAGCAGGGGGTGACGCGACGGGCCGATCGCGGCGCGTCGGGGGGCCGGCGCGCGCCGCTCTGATCAGGGGTTTCCGGGCCCGCGCCGCGGACTAGGGGTGCACGCGGACGTCGAGGCGCTCGGGGGCTCCCGACGGCCCGCACACGGCCGCCAGCCGGGCGAGGATGTCGGGCGCGAGATGCCGGATCTGCGTCGCCCAGGCGGGGTGGTCCGCGCTCACGACGAGCGTCGGCCCGTCGAGGCGCACGGGCCGCACGTGCGCGGCGACGGCCGGGCCCACGATGTCGTCCCAGCCGCCGAAGACCGCTCCCACGATGTCGGCGCGCCCCGCGCCGATGTGGCTGGCGACCTCGCCCAGGGCGTCGCCGATGCGGACGGGGCCGTCGCCGGCGCGCCCGCGGCCGTCGCGGCGCGCCGGCCGTCTCGGCCGGGGCTCGGGGTCGTCGCGGCCGCCGGTGGCGCCGGGGCGCCCTGGGCCTCTCGGCCGGCCGGGACCGCCGGCCCTGCCCGGGCCGCTCACGGGCGCGGCGGCGGGGCCCGCACCGTGCCGCCCACCACCTCGATGACCCGGCCGGCGTGCACCCCGGGGGGCGGGTCCACGGCCGTGGTGAGCAGGACCTGGCCCGGGGGGAGGAGCTCCACCAGGGCCGCCGAGCGGAAGGCGTCGAGTTCGGAGAAGACGTCGTCGAGGAGCAGCACGGGGGGCTCGGGCAGGTCGCGGCGGCGCAGCTCGTGGGTGGCCAGGCGCAGGGCCAGGGCCGCGCAGCGCTGCTCGCCCTGGGAGGCGTGGGTGCGCGCCGGGCGGGGCCCGATGGCGACGTCCAGGTCGTCGCGGTGCGGGCCCACCGAGGTGACCTGGCGCCGGACGTCGTCCTGGCGCGTGCGGGCCAGGGCGTCGGCCAGCTCGCCGGCCCACGACCGCCGGTAACGCAGGGTCACGGGCTCGGCCACGCCGGCCAGGCGCTCGTACGCGCT
This region of Acidimicrobiales bacterium genomic DNA includes:
- a CDS encoding DUF721 domain-containing protein, with product MSGPGRAGGPGRPRGPGRPGATGGRDDPEPRPRRPARRDGRGRAGDGPVRIGDALGEVASHIGAGRADIVGAVFGGWDDIVGPAVAAHVRPVRLDGPTLVVSADHPAWATQIRHLAPDILARLAAVCGPSGAPERLDVRVHP
- the gyrB gene encoding DNA topoisomerase (ATP-hydrolyzing) subunit B, translating into MALKSEAEPVGKAGAGSYDAGDITVLEGLDPVRARPGMYIGSTGPTGLHHLVWEVVDNAVDEAMAGYCTQIDVTLLADGGCRVKDNGRGIPVKPHELYPELSAAELVLTTLHAGGKFGGTGYKVSGGLHGVGISVVNALSSRLVLEIDRDGKHHIAEFANGGERTKKLKATGPAPRDRTGTTVSFWPDATIFEETEFRAQTVLERLQMMAFLNKGLEIRFADEREGREQQVPYKYSGGIVDYVKHLNTSKEALFRRVCSFSQSEDEQEVEIALQWNTGFHESIHSFANGISTIEGGMHEEGFKKALTNAINRYARAKGSLKEKEDNFQGEDIREGLTAIISVRLRDPQFEGQTKAKLGNVSIRSLVERATNEKLVEWLEENPREANQIVQKSTTAARARVAARAARDLTRRKSALGGAGLPGKLVDCSSREPRESELFIVEGNSAGGSAKDARSPRTQAILPIRGKILNVERARIDKMLKNAEIQALISAIGAGLADEFDIAKIRYHKVIILADADVDGSHIRTLLLTFFFRQMRPLVEGGFVYVAQPPLYSTLVGKEKTYLKDDAAKAAFLAERPDHKQDFQRLKGLGEMDFNELRDTTMDPARRSLLQISVEQAATADEVCSVLMGDDVELRRHFIQTNAKDVRFLDF